CATGCCACCTGGGGCGTGCCGCTGCCGTCGAGGATCTCCGGATCCTGGTCGCGGCACGCCTCCGCGACGCCCGCCCGTTCCGCCTCGCCGCTCGCGAGGATCTGGCAGCGGGCGTGGAAGCGGCAGCCGGACGGCACACGCGACGGGTCCGGGGGCTCGCCGGTGAGGATCACCGGGTCGCCGGGGGCCTCCGGGAGCACCGACAGCAGGGCCTGGGTGTACGGGTGACGGGGCGCGGTCAGGACCTGCTCCACCGCACCCGTCTCCACGATCCGGCCCAGGTACATCACGGCGACCCGGTCGGCGATGTTCCAGGCCAGCCCCAGGTCGTGCGTGACGACCAGCGCGGACAGGCCCAGCTCGGTGCGCAGCCGCAGCAGCAGGGCGAGGATCTCACCGCGCACGGAGGCGTCGAGGGACGCCACCGGCTCGTCGGCGACGAGGAGTTCGGGTTCCAGGACGAGCGCGCCCGCGATGACGACCCGCTGGCGCTGCCCGCCGGACAGTTCGTGCGGATAGCGCAGGAAGAAGCGCTCCGGGGGCCGCAGCCCGGCCCGGGACAGGGCCTCGGCGACCGCGGTCCGCTCGTCGCCGCCGTACCCGTGGATGCGCAGGCCCTCGGCGACCGCGTCGTACACGGTGTGCCGCGGGTTGAGCGAGCCGCTCGGGTCCTGGAGGATCAGCTGGACGCGTTTGCGGTACGCCTTGAGGGCCCGGCCGGTGTACTCCAGCGGGCGGCCGTCGAAGGCGACCCGGCCCGAGGTCGGCTCGACCAGGCCCAGCAGACAGCGGGCCAGGGTCGTCTTGCCGCAGCCGGACTCACCGACCAGCGCGACGATCTCGCCGGGCCGGATGTCGAGGTCGACCCCGTCCACCGCGCGGGCCCGGGGGCCGCCGTGCCGGCCGGGGAAGGTGACGTGCAGGTCCTGGGCGCTCAGCAGAGGTGCCGTGGTGATCTCGGGAGCCGTGGGGGAAGTGGTCATGGCGAACTGGGCCTCGCTTCTTCCAGTGCGTCCGGATCCTCGCGGGTCTCACAGGGCTCCTGAGCCGACGGCCCGACCAGGACGCACGCCGCCCGGCGCTCCGGCCCCGCCTCGCGCAGCGCCGGGTCCTCCTCGGAGCAGGACTCCAGCGCCACCGGGCAGCGCGGATGGAACGTACAGCCGGACGGCAGCGCCGCGGGGTCGGGCGGGTCACCGGCCAGCCCCTGCGGCGCGAACCGGGAGGCCGGGTCGCCGATGCGCGGGAACGCGGCCGACAGGGCCCTGGCGTACGGGTGCCGGGCGTCCTCGTACACCTGCCGGGCCGGGCCCTCTTCGACCACCCGCCCCGCGTACATCACCGCCAGCCGGTCACAGGTGTCGGCGAGGACCGCCAGGTCGTGGCTGATCATGATCAGGCCCAGGTCCTGGTCCGCGACGAGCTGTTCGATGAGCCGGAGGATCTGCGCCTGGATCATCACGTCGAGCGCGGTGGTCGGCTCGTCGGCGATGATCAGCCGCGGATCGCAGGCCAGCGCCATGGCGATCATGACGCGCTGGCGCTGCCCGCCGGACAGCTCGTGCGGATAGGCGTTCGCGCGGGCCGCCGGCAGGCCGACCTGCTCCAGCAGCTCCCCGGTTCTCTTCTTCGCGCCGGCCGGCGTCGCCTTCCGGTGCAGCAGGATCGGCTCGGCGATCTGGTCGCCGATGCGGTGCACGGCGTTCAGGGAGTGCATCGCGCCCTGGAACACCACCGAGGCCCCGGCCCAGCGGACCGCCCGCACCCGGCCCCACTTCATCGTCAGCACGTCCTCGCCGTCGAGCAGGACCTCACCCGTGATGCGGGTCCCGGCGGGCAGGAGCCGCAGCAGGGCCAGTGCCAGCGTGGACTTGCCGCAGCCGGACTCCCCGGCGAGGCCGAGCTTGCGGCCGGCGTCCAGGCGCAGGTCCACCCCGCGCACGGCGGCGGCCCCGCCCGGGTACGTCACCGTCAGGTCCCTGACGTCGAGCAGCGTCACCGCGACACCCCCAGCCTGGGGTTGAGGACGGACTCCACGGCCCGCCCGCACAGCGTGAACGCCAGCGCCACCACGGCGATGGCGATGCCCGGCGGCACCAGGTACCACCAGTCCCCGGCACTGACCGCGCCCGCCTCGCGCGCGTCCTGGAGCAGCCCGCCCCACGACACGACCGTGGGATCGCCCAGGCCGAGGAAGGCGAGGGTCGCCTCGGCGAGGATGGCCGAAGAGATGATCAAGGTCGTCTGCGCCAGCACCAGCGGCATGACGTTGGGCAGGACGTGCCGGGACATGATGTGCCAGTGGCCGCCGCCGAGCGCCCTCGCCCGCTCGATGTACGGCCGGGTCTCCACGGCGAGGGTCTGCGCGCGCACCAGCCGGGCCGTGGTCGGCCAGGTGGTGACGCCGATGGCGACCACGGTCGTGGTCAGCGAGCGGGACATCACCGTGGCCAGGGCGATCGCCAGCACCAGCGTCGGCATGACCAGGAACCAGTCGGTGATCCGCATCATCACCGTCGCGTACCAGCCCTTGAAGTGGCCCGCGGTGACCCCGATCAGGGTGCCGATCGCCACCGACAGCACGGCCGCGAGCAGCCCGACCAGCAGCGACACCCGCGAGCCCCAGACCACCAGGCCCAGCAGATCCCGGCCGAACTGGTCCGTGCCGAGCGGGAACTCGGCGCTCGGGCTCTGCATCGGGCGCCCCGGCGCGTCGGTCACACTGCTCACGTCGGAGCCGACGAACAGCGGCGCGAACAACGCCAGCAGCGCGCACAGGGCGAGCGCGGTCAGGCCGTACAGCCCCGCCCGTTCGGCGCGGTACTGCCGCCAGAAGCGGGCGATGGACGCCCGGCGCCGCTGCCGGGCGAGGGCGCGCGGGCTCAGGGCCGTGTCGGTCGTCGTCATCGGGCCACCCGGGGGTCCAGCAGCGGATAGACCAGGTCGGCGAGGGTGTTCATCACGATCACCGCGGCGGCGAACACGAAGAACAGCCCCTGCACCAGCGGCAGGTCGGGCACGCTCAGCGCCTGGTAGAACAGCCCGCCGAGGCCCGGCCAGGAGAACACCGTCTCGACCAGGATCACGCCCGCGACCGTCCGGCCGAGGTTGATGAAGATCAGCGTCACGGTCGGCAGCAGCGCGTTCGGCACGGCGTGCCTGCGCCGCACCAGGTCGTCGCGCAGCCCCTTGGCCCGCGCGGTCGTCAGATAGTCGCTGCCCATCTCGTCCAGCAGCGCCGACCGGGTGACCAGCAGTGTCTGCCCGTACTCCACGGCCACCAGCGTCACCACCGGCAGCACCAGATGGTGCGCCACGTCGAGGACGTACGCGAAGCCCTCCTCGCCGCCCGACTCCATGCCGCCGGTCGGGAACATGCCCGGGACCGGGCCGATGCCCACCGCCAGCACGATGATCAGCAGCAGCCCGAGCCAGAAGGACGGGATGGAGTACAGCGTGAGCGCCAGGCCGGTGTTGATCCGGTCGCCGAGCCCGCCGCGGCGCCACGCCGAGCGGGTGCCGAGGAAGATGCCCAGCGCGGTGTACAGGACGAAGGCGGTGCCGGTGAGCAGCAGGGTGTTCGGCAGCGCCTCGGTGATCTTGTCGACGACGGGGGCACGGAACTGGTACGACGTCCCGAAGTCGCCGGTGAGCGCCTTGCCGCAGTAGTCCGTGAACTGCCGCCACAGCGGCAGGTCGAGCCCGAACTCCCTGCGATAGGCGGCCAGCTGCTCGGCCGAGACCTGGCGGCCGCCCGTCATGGTCTTCACCGGGTCTCCGGGGATCAGCCGGAAGAGGAAGAAGCTGGTGACGAGCACGGCCAGCAGCGACACGGCCGCGCCCGCCACCTTGCCCGCGAGGTACCGCGGGTACGCGGAGCCCTTGCGTGCCCGGGGCCCGGCCGCCGGCTTCCTCTCCTCGACCAGCGCGGGTGTCGCGTCGGCGGTCATGGTGTCCGCTCGCCCGCTCTACTCGCGGTCCTCGGCGGTGGAGCGCCGCCGCATCGCCGCGAAGACGCCGAGCCCGGCGAGGACCACGACGCCTCCGACGATCCCGAGCACGACCCCCGTCGACGACGCGTTGTCCGACGAGCCGCTCGAATCCGCCGGGACCGCCGACCACCAGCTCCAGTAGCCGTCCTGGCCGTAGATGTTCCCCGCCTTCGCCGGCATGGTCGTGATGGACTCGATCTGGTCCGTCCGGTAGGCCTCGACCGCGTTCGGATACGCCATGACGTTCATGTACCCGAGGTCGTACAGCCGCGACTCCATCTGCTTGACGATGTCCGCCCGTTTGGCGGGGTCGTATTCGGCGAGCTGCCGGGCGTAGAGCTCGTCGTACTTCTTGTCGCAGATGAAGTTGTCGGTCGCGCCCGTGTCCTTCGGGGTCGCCGGGAGCGCCCCGCAG
This region of Streptomyces caelestis genomic DNA includes:
- a CDS encoding oligopeptide/dipeptide ABC transporter ATP-binding protein, encoding MTTSPTAPEITTAPLLSAQDLHVTFPGRHGGPRARAVDGVDLDIRPGEIVALVGESGCGKTTLARCLLGLVEPTSGRVAFDGRPLEYTGRALKAYRKRVQLILQDPSGSLNPRHTVYDAVAEGLRIHGYGGDERTAVAEALSRAGLRPPERFFLRYPHELSGGQRQRVVIAGALVLEPELLVADEPVASLDASVRGEILALLLRLRTELGLSALVVTHDLGLAWNIADRVAVMYLGRIVETGAVEQVLTAPRHPYTQALLSVLPEAPGDPVILTGEPPDPSRVPSGCRFHARCQILASGEAERAGVAEACRDQDPEILDGSGTPQVACHWATR
- a CDS encoding ABC transporter ATP-binding protein, which codes for MTLLDVRDLTVTYPGGAAAVRGVDLRLDAGRKLGLAGESGCGKSTLALALLRLLPAGTRITGEVLLDGEDVLTMKWGRVRAVRWAGASVVFQGAMHSLNAVHRIGDQIAEPILLHRKATPAGAKKRTGELLEQVGLPAARANAYPHELSGGQRQRVMIAMALACDPRLIIADEPTTALDVMIQAQILRLIEQLVADQDLGLIMISHDLAVLADTCDRLAVMYAGRVVEEGPARQVYEDARHPYARALSAAFPRIGDPASRFAPQGLAGDPPDPAALPSGCTFHPRCPVALESCSEEDPALREAGPERRAACVLVGPSAQEPCETREDPDALEEARPSSP
- a CDS encoding ABC transporter permease — translated: MTTTDTALSPRALARQRRRASIARFWRQYRAERAGLYGLTALALCALLALFAPLFVGSDVSSVTDAPGRPMQSPSAEFPLGTDQFGRDLLGLVVWGSRVSLLVGLLAAVLSVAIGTLIGVTAGHFKGWYATVMMRITDWFLVMPTLVLAIALATVMSRSLTTTVVAIGVTTWPTTARLVRAQTLAVETRPYIERARALGGGHWHIMSRHVLPNVMPLVLAQTTLIISSAILAEATLAFLGLGDPTVVSWGGLLQDAREAGAVSAGDWWYLVPPGIAIAVVALAFTLCGRAVESVLNPRLGVSR
- a CDS encoding ABC transporter permease, which gives rise to MTADATPALVEERKPAAGPRARKGSAYPRYLAGKVAGAAVSLLAVLVTSFFLFRLIPGDPVKTMTGGRQVSAEQLAAYRREFGLDLPLWRQFTDYCGKALTGDFGTSYQFRAPVVDKITEALPNTLLLTGTAFVLYTALGIFLGTRSAWRRGGLGDRINTGLALTLYSIPSFWLGLLLIIVLAVGIGPVPGMFPTGGMESGGEEGFAYVLDVAHHLVLPVVTLVAVEYGQTLLVTRSALLDEMGSDYLTTARAKGLRDDLVRRRHAVPNALLPTVTLIFINLGRTVAGVILVETVFSWPGLGGLFYQALSVPDLPLVQGLFFVFAAAVIVMNTLADLVYPLLDPRVAR